A genome region from Triticum aestivum cultivar Chinese Spring chromosome 2B, IWGSC CS RefSeq v2.1, whole genome shotgun sequence includes the following:
- the LOC123039626 gene encoding ervatamin-B-like has protein sequence MAALLVAAIVMATVVPVTSMGITDQDLESEESLWDLYERWCTFHEVARDPDEKLMRFSIFKQNVRFIHENNRGDARSKLGLNIFADMTHAELPIVEADCTSAGHLRDHFDYMPHGAITNEDLPDRIDWRDHTAVTSVKNQGQYCGACWAFVAAGAVEGITAIKTGELEDLSPQMLVDCDKANLGCRCGESWRALDFIKKNRIATDRAYPYDGIERRCHVRSDGLSRFASIEGYHVVYSSSERALMAAVAVQPVIVEIGLDIYFHYYSEDVGVYTGPCNKTITHAVLVVGYGTDAFLRRYWILKNSWGTNWGHQGYMYMARDKGGPQGLCAILSFPIVPVWRPKHA, from the coding sequence ATGGCCGCACTACTCGTGGCCGCCATCGTGATGGCAACTGTTGTGCCGGTCACGAGCATGGGCATCACTGATCAAGACCTAGAGTCGGAGGAGTCATTATGGGATCTCTATGAGCGCTGGTGCACATTCCATGAGGTGGCGCGTGACCCTGATGAGAAGTTGATGCGCTTTAGCATCTTCAAACAGAATGTGCGCTTCATTCATGAGAATAACCGGGGCGACGCGCGCTCCAAGCTCGGGCTCAACATTTTCGCCGACATGACCCATGCCGAGCTACCCATCGTCGAAGCTGATTGCACCTCGGCGGGCCACCTCCGGGACCACTTCGATTACATGCCTCACGGCGCAATCACCAACGAGGACCTCCCCGACCGCATTGATTGGCGGGACCACACCGCGGTGACGAGCGTCAAGAATCAAGGGCAGTATTGCGGCGCATGTTGGGCCTTCGTCGCCGCTGGCGCTGTGGAGGGCATAACTGCTATCAAGACCGGCGAGCTGGAGGATCTGTCGCCGCAGATGCTCGTCGACTGCGACAAAGCTAACCTTGGTTGCAGATGCGGCGAGTCATGGCGAGCCTTGGATTTCATAAAAAAGAACCGTATAGCGACAGACAGGGCTTACCCGTACGACGGCATTGAGCGTCGGTGCCACGTGAGATCGGATGGCCTTTCTCGCTTTGCTTCCATAGAAGGGTACCATGTAGTATACAGCAGCAGCGAGAGGGCcttgatggcggcggtggcggtccaGCCCGTCATAGTGGAAATCGGGCTCGACATATATTTCCACTATTACAGCGAGGACGTGGGCGTGTACACTGGTCCATGCAACAAAACCATCACCCACGCCGTCTTGGTGGTCGGCTATGGCACGGACGCATTCCTACGAAGATACTGGATCTTGAAGAACTCGTGGGGCACCAATTGGGGTCATCAAGGGTACATGTACATGGCGCGCGACAAGGGAGGCCCGCAGGGCCTATGCGCCATCCTATCCTTCCCGATCGTTCCGGTGTGGAGACCTAAGCACGCCTAG
- the LOC123047336 gene encoding phytosulfokine receptor 2, whose translation MGGYYCLFPCLLICFLLHTHGSHSLNQTCNSTDLEALLAFSSGLDRKVSRLVGWGPNDAACCSWTGVSCDLGRVVGLNLFSKNLHGGISSAITLLDGLVTLNLSCNSLRGQPPEDLGRLARMRILDLSMNMLSGAFPTSEHGFPAIEVLNVSFNQFKGPHPVFPGAMNLMVLDISSNAFSGAINTTALCVAPVKALRFSGNEFTGEIRAGFGRCKMLTELSIDSSGLTGKLPRDLYTISELRRLSLRDNQFSGSLGEDLGNFSQLMHIDLSYNMFSGVIPDVFEGLRRLEFLSLASNLLTGTLPASLSSCKMLRVINLRNNSLSGKIAIDFRLLPRLNILDAGTNRLSGPIPRDLMWCTKLRTLNLGRNLLDGEIPESFKHLRSLLFLSLAGNDLTDLSSALRVLQHLPKLTTLVLTRSFRGGQTMPMDSISGFKSLQVLVLANCALSGMIQPWLQNSKNLRVLDISWNKLSGPIPPWLGNLNNLFYIDLSRNSFSGELPESFTQMKGLISSAYSSEHASIEDLPLFIKKNPAGNSLQYNRVVSFPPSLILSNNLLAGPVLPGLGHLVYLHVLDLSWNKFSGGIPDELSSLEILEELNLTHNDLSGSIPTSLTKLSFLSKFDVSYNNLTGDIPTGGQFSTFTDESFVGNDALCLRRNGPCFGKASFEGTENDGTDTISTMPAMTYIIAEAGFAFGLLTVCNILFFARAWRAAYFLAVDRFFDMLYVIIMVKVNKLRRKWEDKEHP comes from the coding sequence ATGGGAGGCTACTACTGCTTGTTCCCCTGCTTGCTCATCTGCTTTCTGCTCCACACACATGGCAGCCACTCCCTGAACCAGACATGCAACTCCACTGACCTGGAGGCGCTTCTCGCTTTTTCCAGCGGCTTGGATAGGAAAGTCAGCAGGCTTGTTGGATGGGGTCCCAACGATGCAGCGTGCTGTTCCTGGACCGGCGTCTCTTGTGATCTGGGGAGAGTTGTTGGGTTGAATCTCTTCAGCAAGAACCTTCATGGCGGCATCTCATCCGCGATCACCTTGCTTGATGGCCTTGTGACTCTAAACCTCTCCTGCAACTCTCTCCGTGGCCAGCCACCAGAGGATCTAGGCCGGTTAGCAAGGATGCGGATTCTCGACCTCAGCATGAACATGCTCTCCGGCGCGTTCCCGACGAGTGAACATGGTTTCCCGGCAATTGAGGTGCTGAATGTATCCTTCAACCAATTCAAGGGACCGCACCCTGTGTTCCCTGGCGCGATGAATCTGATGGTTCTTGATATCTCGAGCAATGCCTTCTCTGGTGCCATCAACACCACAGCACTCTGTGTTGCGCCGGTCAAGGCCTTGCGATTTTCTGGGAATGAGTTCACCGGTGAGATCCGCGCCGGGTTCGGCCGGTGCAAGATGCTTACTGAGCTCTCTATTGACAGCAGTGGCCTTACTGGGAAACTCCCCAGGGATCTTTACACGATATCAGAGTTGAGGAGGCTGAGCTTACGAGATAATCAGTTCTCTGGTAGTCTCGGCGAGGACCTGGGTAACTTCTCTCAGCTTATGCATATTGATCTTTCATATAACATGTTCTCTGGTGTCATCCCTGATGTGTTTGAAGGTCTGAGGAGGCTGGAGTTCTTAAGCTTGGCCTCAAATTTGTTGACTGGCACATTGCCTGCTTCCCTGTCAAGCTGCAAAATGCTGCGAGTGATCAACCTAAGGAACAACTCGCTGTCGGGCAAGATCGCCATTGACTTCCGTTTACTGCCAAGGTTAAACATTCTGGATGCAGGGACCAATAGATTGAGTGGTCCTATACCTCGAGATCTCATGTGGTGCACTAAGTTGAGGACACTGAACCTTGGAAGGAACCTGCTTGATGGGGAGATACCAGAGAGCTTTAAGCATTTGCGATCCCTATTATTCCTCTCGCTTGCTGGTAATGACTTAACGGACTTGTCATCGGCATTACGAGTCTTGCAGCACCTGCCCAAACTGACAACGTTGGTGCTTACCCGGAGCTTCCGTGGTGGTCAGACAATGCCAATGGACAGCATCAGTGGGTTCAAGAGCTTGCAGGTGCTTGTTCTTGCAAACTGTGCACTCTCAGGCATGATCCAGCCTTGGCTGCAGAACTCAAAAAACCTGAGAGTGCTGGACATTTCGTGGAACAAATTGAGTGGACCGATCCCACCATGGTTAGGCAATCTGAATAATCTCTTCTATATCGATCTGTCAAGAAACTCGTTTAGTGGGGAGCTTCCTGAGAGCTTTACACAGATGAAGGGTTTAATTTCGAGTGCTTATTCAAGTGAGCATGCATCAATAGAAGACCTCCCATtattcatcaaaaagaatccagcTGGCAATAGTTTGCAGTACAACCGTGTGGTCAGCTTCCCACCATCGCTGATCCTCTCTAATAATTTGCTTGCTGGGCCAGTCTTGCCTGGCCTTGGCCATCTTGTGTATCTTCATGTACTGGACTTGAGCTGGAACAAGTTCTCAGGGGGCATTCCTGATGAGTTATCAAGCTTGGAAATCTTGGAAGAGCTAAATTTAACCCACAATGATCTCAGTGGGAGCATACCAACATCTCtaacaaagttgtcatttctctCCAAGTTTGATGTCTCGTACAACAACCTGACTGGAGATATCCCAACAGGGGGCCAATTTTCCACATTCACAGATGAGAGTTTCGTGGGCAATGATGCACTATGCCTTCGTCGGAATGGCCCCTGCTTCGGAAAGGCTTCATTTGAAGGAACAGAAAATGATGGCACCGATACCATATCCACAATGCCCGCAATGACATACATCATCGCAGAAGCGGGATTCGCTTTCGGGCTTTTGACCGTCTGTAACATACTGTTCTTCGCAAGGGCTTGGAGGGCCGCTTATTTTCTGGCGGTTGACAGGTTCTTTGATATGCTCTACGTCATAATAATGGTGAAGGTGAACAAGCTCAGAAGAAAATGGGAGGATAAAGAGCATCCTTAG